The window AGGATGGGTAATCATTTTACAGAGTTAAATGAAGCTTCAGATTTGATTTTTAACACTATAGCTAAAGAAGAAGAACAATTTGGCAAAACTTTAACTAGAGGTTTAAAAATATTGTCAGAAGAATTGAGTAGAAAATCATCCGGAAAGTTATTTTCTGGTGATATAACCTTTAAGCTATATGACACTTATGGTTTTCCATATGATTTAACAGCAGATATTTTGAGAAATAAAAACTTAACAATAGATGGAACACGCTTTGAGCAGTTAATGCTTGAGCAGAAAACTAGAGGTAAAAATAACTGGAAGGGAAGTGGTGCAAGTCAGGATAATGATTTTTGGTTTAAATTAAATAATCAAATAGGTGCTTCCGAATTTACAGGTTATCAGAATGTAAAAGATAAAGCACATATTAAGGCGATAATTATAGATGAACAAAAGCAAGATTTGTTAAAATCAGGTAAAGCTATTATCATCACAGATAAAACACCTTTTTATGCAGAATCAGGTGGACAGTTAGGAGATTTGGGAATTATTAAAACTAATAATTCTTTACTTGAAGTATATGATACACAAAAAATAGCACAAAATTTAATAGGCCATTTAGTAGAATTAAAATCAGGTGAAATTAAAGTTAATGATACATGTGAGTTAATTATAGATCAGGAAAGAAGAAATAAAATTAAGTCTAATCATTCTGCAACACATTTAATGCACAAAGCGCTACAAGAGATTTTAGGCAAACATGTAGCGCAGAAAGGCTCTTATGTTGGAGCTGATATATTAAGATTTGATTTTACGCATCATAAACAACTCACTATATCAGAGATAAGAAAAGTTGAAATAAGGGTTAATGAGATTATCAGGCAAAATAATCAAGTAAAAACAGAGCTAATGGATATTGATATGGCTAAAGAAGCTGGTGCTATGGCTTTATTTGGTGAGAAATATGCAGAAAAAGTAAGAGTTTTAACTATGGGTAAAAAAGATAATAATTTTTATTCAAAGGAATTATGTGGTGGCACACATGTTGAATATACTGGAGATATAGCAATTTTTAAAATTATTAATGAAAGTTCTATAGCATCGGGAGTTAGAAGAATAGAAGCAATTACAGGTGAAAAAATATTTGAGCATATATATAACTATGAAGATATTATAACTAATGCTGCAAATTTAGTAAAAGCGCCTAAAAATGAATTACTTAAAAATATTCAAACATTACAAACAAATAAAAAGTCTTTAGAAAAACAAATAGCTAAGTTACAGCAAGAAAAAGCAATAAAGATAGCTGATCATGAGATAATTAAGAGCAATGATAGTAAGATCCTCTTTAAAAAAATAAATGATATTGATAGTAAAAATACTAGAGAATTATTATTTAAATTTAGGGATCAAGATTTTGATTTAATTATTTTAGTTACCTCATGTAATGAAAAAGCTGGTATCATGGTTTTCTCAGGTGACATAGATAAATATAATGCTGTTTCGATAGTACAAAAAATAGTAGCAAAATTAGGAGGTAAAGGTGGCGGTGGTAAAGCAGACTTAGCGCAAGGAGGCGCGCCAGACACATCTAATATTAGTGCTTTAACATTAGATGAGATATTTTGATATTGAGCATGACTATGTTATTTTAGCTAAAACTATGAATAATATGTTCTCATAATTTAGATTTTTTATAATAAAGTTATAATATAAGGCTAATAATCTTAGTACCAGATACATTGTGCCAGACGCATTAGGTGCATTATATTAGTTAGTAAACGGATAGACAGATTAAACCTTGGATATTGTTAACTAATATTGCTTAGCAATTAGGATATTTCTTACCAGTTTCGGGAATGAATTTTTTTGCTTGGCAATTTTGGAATTCGACTAAAATAGTTTCTTCAATAATATTATTCTTAGTAATTTTTGGCTTAGAAACATGAAAATGTAAATGTGGGCCAGATGAATATCCAGTATTACCAGAATACGCAATTAGTTCACCTTGACTAACTCTTTCGTTAATTTTAACTAATGTACCATTAAATTTTATATGCGCATAAGTTGCGCTAGTGCCATCATCATGCAATATTTTTATATAGTTTGATTTTCCAAGAAATTCTTCACTATTACCTGATTCTTTATAATTATTTTCTAACTTTACTACAAAGCCACTTCTTGCTGCATGAATATTGCTGCCAATATCCATATTCCAATCTATAGCGTATTTATGCTTATCTTTATGAGTAAACTCACCATTATTACCTTGTCCAACCAGGTATGATTTATTTTGCGCATATGGTAAATGATAAATATATGTGTTAGTAGCTTCATAATTTCCAAACATCCATTTATAGGAAGCTTGCAGTTCAGTTAGTTTATTTATGTTATATAAAGATAATTTTAATTTTTTGGTTGAGCTTGCTTTGATAATTAAATTTTGTGGGCTAGTTAAGTCTACAACATCATTTGGCTCTAAATTAAGTTGCAGTGATATTTGATGGGGATAGTTATTTTGGATCACGATATTTAATGATTTATTTACTATATTAAGGTCCAAACATAATTTTTTACTACATTTACTCTTGGCAGATAAGTAATTTGGCAATATAATTAAAATTATGAGTAAAAAATTTTTCATTGTAATAAATTATTATTTAATTTTTACATTTTGTTTATTAAGTTTTAGTCTTAATAACAGCTATGCAGAGCAAATAAAAGATAAGCAAAACATGGAGATCATTATAAATCAAGAATTTTGCAAAAATATTGGTGCCAGTTGGCAAAGATTTAATAATGGCTGCGCAGATTTCTGCAGTAGTTATAACCGAGAGCTAAGAATTTGCACTATGGCCTTAAAATGGTCATGTGATTGCGGCGAAGGACTTTGCTTTGATCAAAAAAACTCTGCTTGCAGAGAGATATTTAGAGAAAATATTATTAATATAGAAGAAGATAAATAGAGGTGAGCATTTAGTTGCTCACATATTTTAATTTATTGTAACAGCTGTTGCCGCCGCATTTATAATTGCTGCAATTCTAACAGTGTCTTGTATTGCATTCTTACTAACATTAGCTTTTTCTAATTGTGCAACATGAGCATCAATACACATACCACAACCATTTATAGCTGATACAGCTAAAGAATATAGTTCAAAATCAACCTTATCAATACCATGATTATTAATTATATTCATACGCAATTTAGCTGGCATTTGTTGATATTCTTTGTTACTTGCAAGATGTACAAAGCGATAATATATATTATTCATAGACATAACAGAAGCTGCACCTTTGGTTGCTTCAATTTCTGCGCTTGATAAAGTATTACCAACTTGCTCTTTAATAAATTCTATAACTATTTGGTTTTTAGTGCTATAAGCACAAGCAAGTGCGATAGCTAAAGTTTGTTTTCTTGTCAGTGGGTTATTACTATCTTCCCTTAAAATGGAGCTAAGATTTAGCTTGATATCATTTGCATA of the Alphaproteobacteria bacterium genome contains:
- a CDS encoding M23 family metallopeptidase, encoding MKNFLLIILIILPNYLSAKSKCSKKLCLDLNIVNKSLNIVIQNNYPHQISLQLNLEPNDVVDLTSPQNLIIKASSTKKLKLSLYNINKLTELQASYKWMFGNYEATNTYIYHLPYAQNKSYLVGQGNNGEFTHKDKHKYAIDWNMDIGSNIHAARSGFVVKLENNYKESGNSEEFLGKSNYIKILHDDGTSATYAHIKFNGTLVKINERVSQGELIAYSGNTGYSSGPHLHFHVSKPKITKNNIIEETILVEFQNCQAKKFIPETGKKYPNC
- the alaS gene encoding alanine--tRNA ligase translates to MTKKLSEIRGAFLDYFAQNNHEIIKSAPLIPHNDPSLMFVNAGMVPFKNYFTAVEEPKFKRVVSSQKCVRAGGKHNDLENVGYTARHHTFFEMLGNFSFGDYFKEEAIFYAWEFITKILALPKDRLIVTIYHDDDEAFALWRKISGLAEHKIKRISTNDNFWSMGDTGPCGPCSEIFYDHGDHLAGFPPGEGDEGDRFVEIWNLVFMQYEKKADGSKIKLPKPSIDTGMGLERITAIMQGKNNNFEVDLFQDIINESMKISRNDQDIVSHRVITDHLRSASFLIADGVLPDNEGRGYVLRRIMRRAMRHVHQLGYQGPLLSELFSSLQNRMGNHFTELNEASDLIFNTIAKEEEQFGKTLTRGLKILSEELSRKSSGKLFSGDITFKLYDTYGFPYDLTADILRNKNLTIDGTRFEQLMLEQKTRGKNNWKGSGASQDNDFWFKLNNQIGASEFTGYQNVKDKAHIKAIIIDEQKQDLLKSGKAIIITDKTPFYAESGGQLGDLGIIKTNNSLLEVYDTQKIAQNLIGHLVELKSGEIKVNDTCELIIDQERRNKIKSNHSATHLMHKALQEILGKHVAQKGSYVGADILRFDFTHHKQLTISEIRKVEIRVNEIIRQNNQVKTELMDIDMAKEAGAMALFGEKYAEKVRVLTMGKKDNNFYSKELCGGTHVEYTGDIAIFKIINESSIASGVRRIEAITGEKIFEHIYNYEDIITNAANLVKAPKNELLKNIQTLQTNKKSLEKQIAKLQQEKAIKIADHEIIKSNDSKILFKKINDIDSKNTRELLFKFRDQDFDLIILVTSCNEKAGIMVFSGDIDKYNAVSIVQKIVAKLGGKGGGGKADLAQGGAPDTSNISALTLDEIF
- a CDS encoding alkyl hydroperoxide reductase gives rise to the protein MTIELKNYANDIKLNLSSILREDSNNPLTRKQTLAIALACAYSTKNQIVIEFIKEQVGNTLSSAEIEATKGAASVMSMNNIYYRFVHLASNKEYQQMPAKLRMNIINNHGIDKVDFELYSLAVSAINGCGMCIDAHVAQLEKANVSKNAIQDTVRIAAIINAAATAVTIN